A region of Hydrogenimonas cancrithermarum DNA encodes the following proteins:
- a CDS encoding S1C family serine protease: MEDRYLKRLFVTSLAVMALMLFWQSLPFIESLIIARQAQPRPVTPRGDLAEDEKATIELFERTKGSVVYIATTKAVIDPWTRNIYSIPRGTGSGFVWDELGHIVTNYHVIEGASEARIRLSDGRDYHAVLIGASPAHDLAVLRINVPVKRPNPVMIGTSHDLKVGQKTFAIGNPFGLDWTLTTGIVSALDRSMTESNGAVIRHLIQTDAAINPGNSGGPLLDSAGRLIGVNTAIFSPSGAYAGIGFAIPVDTVNRIVPQLIAYGKYLEPSLGIETDEHINRLAQARLGFDGVMVLRTIPGTSAEKAGLRGIVVYPDGSFDPGDIILSIDGKPIHSVKDLGEVLDNYKVGDVVTVEIARNGRILKKQLILEPARS; this comes from the coding sequence ATGGAAGACCGCTACCTCAAACGACTCTTCGTCACATCGCTCGCAGTGATGGCGCTGATGCTTTTTTGGCAAAGCCTGCCGTTTATCGAAAGCCTGATCATCGCCCGGCAAGCCCAGCCGCGCCCCGTAACGCCGCGCGGCGATCTGGCCGAAGATGAAAAGGCGACGATAGAACTCTTCGAACGCACCAAAGGTTCGGTCGTCTACATCGCCACAACCAAAGCGGTCATCGACCCCTGGACGCGCAACATCTACAGCATCCCCCGCGGAACCGGTTCGGGGTTTGTCTGGGACGAGCTGGGACACATCGTCACCAACTATCACGTCATCGAAGGGGCCAGCGAAGCACGCATACGACTCAGCGATGGACGCGACTACCATGCCGTACTCATCGGCGCCTCACCCGCCCACGACCTGGCGGTACTTCGCATCAATGTCCCCGTCAAACGCCCCAACCCGGTCATGATCGGTACGAGCCATGACCTCAAAGTGGGCCAGAAAACCTTCGCCATCGGCAACCCGTTCGGGCTCGACTGGACACTGACCACAGGAATCGTCTCGGCGCTCGACCGGTCGATGACCGAAAGCAACGGTGCCGTCATACGTCACCTCATCCAGACCGATGCCGCCATCAACCCCGGCAATTCCGGTGGGCCGCTGCTCGACAGCGCCGGCCGCCTCATCGGTGTCAATACCGCCATCTTCAGCCCATCGGGCGCTTACGCCGGTATCGGCTTCGCCATTCCCGTCGATACGGTCAACCGTATCGTCCCGCAGCTCATCGCCTATGGAAAATATCTGGAACCTTCACTCGGCATCGAAACGGATGAACACATCAACCGCCTCGCACAGGCACGGCTCGGATTCGACGGCGTGATGGTCCTGCGCACCATCCCCGGCACTTCCGCCGAAAAAGCGGGGCTTCGCGGCATCGTCGTCTATCCTGACGGTTCGTTCGATCCAGGCGACATCATTCTCTCGATCGACGGCAAACCGATTCACTCCGTCAAGGATCTCGGCGAAGTTCTCGATAACTACAAAGTGGGTGATGTCGTCACCGTCGAAATCGCACGCAATGGACGCATCCTCAAAAAGCAACTGATCCTAGAGCCTGCAAGGAGCTGA
- the rmuC gene encoding DNA recombination protein RmuC, whose amino-acid sequence MQIPMEWIFFALGLLAGLVVAALFAYMVLRAWRKAFEKRMGDALVQKDEVIDRLERDLAAADADVEKIEHLLDKCRFENSALKERVAHLGAMEESLSEHEAMLDAMRGKNVALEKEVSELSTRLEEERRQSRLRLNELKEAKEVMQREFKVLASQVMEENSRRFGRISKEGVEQVLKPLQQQVDEFKKRIEQVHTEETKEMATLLNEIKTLKELNRQIGEDAVNLTRALKGESKQQGIWGEMVLERVLEASGLREGEEYEREVSLQDGERRRFRPDVVVHLPDDRDIIIDAKTSLVAYERYVNAETDEEKALYAKHHLAAVKSHIDKLSDKRYTSLEGVNTLDFIFMFMPIEGALMLALQIDSTLYDKAFAKHIVLVSPTTLLVALRAVENTWRHERQNRNAMEIAKRAGALYDKFVGFAEDLEKVGKQLDTVQKTYDGAWKKLTEGRGNIVRQVMALEELGAKSGKKMPKKLADAADGGNELLGE is encoded by the coding sequence ATGCAGATTCCCATGGAATGGATCTTTTTTGCACTCGGTTTGCTGGCAGGGCTTGTCGTGGCAGCGCTATTTGCCTATATGGTGCTGCGTGCGTGGCGAAAAGCGTTCGAGAAGCGTATGGGTGATGCACTGGTGCAAAAGGACGAGGTCATCGACCGCCTGGAGAGAGACCTTGCGGCGGCGGATGCCGATGTCGAAAAGATCGAACATCTACTGGACAAGTGCCGCTTTGAGAACAGCGCGCTCAAAGAACGTGTGGCGCATCTTGGTGCGATGGAGGAGAGCCTTTCGGAGCATGAAGCGATGCTCGATGCGATGCGCGGCAAAAACGTGGCACTCGAAAAGGAGGTGAGCGAGCTGTCGACGCGTCTGGAAGAGGAGCGTCGACAGTCGCGCCTGCGGTTGAACGAACTCAAAGAGGCAAAAGAGGTGATGCAAAGAGAGTTCAAAGTGCTCGCTTCGCAGGTTATGGAAGAGAACAGCAGGCGTTTTGGCAGGATCTCGAAAGAGGGTGTGGAGCAGGTGTTGAAACCTTTGCAGCAGCAGGTGGACGAGTTCAAAAAGCGAATCGAGCAGGTCCATACCGAAGAGACCAAAGAGATGGCGACGCTTCTGAACGAAATCAAAACCCTCAAGGAGCTCAACCGGCAGATTGGCGAGGATGCCGTCAACCTGACGCGAGCGCTCAAAGGGGAGAGTAAACAGCAGGGAATCTGGGGTGAGATGGTACTGGAGCGGGTTCTCGAGGCGTCGGGGCTGCGCGAGGGCGAGGAGTATGAGCGCGAAGTGAGTCTGCAAGACGGCGAGCGCCGTCGTTTCCGTCCCGATGTCGTCGTCCATTTGCCGGACGACCGGGATATCATCATCGATGCCAAGACATCGCTGGTAGCGTACGAGCGCTATGTCAATGCTGAAACGGACGAGGAGAAGGCGCTTTACGCCAAGCACCATCTTGCCGCTGTCAAAAGTCATATTGACAAGTTGAGTGACAAACGTTACACGTCGCTCGAAGGGGTCAATACGCTTGATTTTATCTTTATGTTCATGCCGATCGAAGGGGCATTGATGCTCGCACTTCAGATCGACTCGACGCTTTACGACAAAGCGTTCGCCAAGCATATCGTCCTGGTGAGCCCGACGACGCTGCTGGTGGCGCTCAGGGCCGTAGAAAACACATGGCGTCATGAACGTCAGAATCGCAATGCGATGGAGATCGCGAAACGGGCGGGGGCGCTTTACGACAAGTTCGTGGGGTTCGCCGAAGACCTGGAGAAAGTCGGAAAACAGCTCGATACGGTGCAGAAGACCTATGACGGTGCTTGGAAGAAGTTGACCGAAGGACGCGGAAACATCGTCCGGCAGGTGATGGCGTTGGAAGAGCTCGGGGCCAAGAGCGGGAAAAAGATGCCTAAGAAGCTTGCCGATGCCGCCGATGGCGGAAACGAGCTTCTTGGCGAATAG
- a CDS encoding thiazole synthase: protein MSDILKIGNYEFTSRLIVGSGKYPDFQTTKDATLASGAEMITVAVRRVNITNPDEENLMDYFKETNVKFLPNSAGCTTAEDAITLFRLTREATGIDLIKLEVIGDTQKTLYPDVIETIKACEVLAKEGFTVMAYTNDDPIIAKRLEEAGAAAVMPLAAPIGSGLGVQNRYNVVFVREAVNVPVVVDAGIGQASDAAAAMELGADAVLTNTAIAQAKEPIVMAEAMKHAVIAGRMSYLAGRIPKRPYATASSPVDGMIQF from the coding sequence ATGAGCGATATTTTAAAAATCGGCAATTATGAGTTTACAAGCCGTCTGATTGTCGGGAGTGGAAAATACCCCGATTTCCAAACCACCAAAGATGCGACACTCGCAAGCGGTGCGGAGATGATTACCGTGGCGGTTCGCCGTGTCAACATCACCAATCCGGACGAAGAGAACCTGATGGACTACTTCAAAGAGACCAACGTCAAGTTCCTTCCCAACAGTGCGGGGTGTACGACGGCCGAAGATGCGATTACGCTTTTCAGACTCACGCGCGAAGCGACGGGAATCGATCTGATCAAGCTCGAAGTGATTGGCGATACCCAAAAAACACTCTATCCCGATGTCATCGAAACGATCAAAGCGTGCGAAGTGCTGGCAAAAGAGGGTTTTACCGTCATGGCCTATACCAATGACGATCCGATCATCGCAAAACGCCTCGAAGAGGCGGGTGCGGCGGCCGTTATGCCGCTTGCCGCACCGATTGGAAGCGGACTCGGGGTACAAAATAGGTATAATGTAGTATTCGTTCGTGAAGCGGTCAACGTTCCGGTCGTCGTCGATGCCGGAATCGGCCAGGCGAGCGATGCGGCGGCGGCCATGGAGCTCGGTGCCGACGCCGTCTTGACAAATACCGCCATCGCACAGGCGAAAGAGCCGATCGTCATGGCGGAAGCGATGAAGCATGCGGTGATCGCCGGCCGCATGAGCTATCTGGCGGGACGTATTCCAAAACGCCCTTATGCAACAGCATCGAGCCCGGTAGATGGGATGATACAGTTCTAA
- a CDS encoding Hsp20/alpha crystallin family protein — protein sequence MLVTRFDPFAEIRELEKRLLGAVSVPTVSAEGDKEVVNAFVPSVNTREDENAYVVEVDLPGVKKEDIKVNIDPEKRTLTISGERKFKEEVKKEDYYKIESSYGKFMRTFSLPENVDVENIDAKTEEGVLHITLPKVKKEEKEVKEIPVK from the coding sequence ATGTTGGTAACACGATTCGATCCATTCGCTGAAATCCGAGAACTTGAAAAACGACTGCTTGGCGCCGTCAGCGTTCCGACTGTCTCCGCAGAAGGCGACAAAGAGGTCGTCAATGCATTCGTGCCAAGCGTCAATACGCGCGAAGATGAGAATGCCTATGTGGTCGAGGTCGATCTGCCCGGTGTCAAAAAAGAGGACATCAAGGTCAATATCGATCCCGAGAAGCGTACGCTGACAATCTCCGGCGAGCGCAAGTTCAAGGAAGAGGTGAAAAAAGAGGACTACTACAAAATCGAGTCCAGCTATGGCAAGTTCATGCGAACCTTCTCTCTTCCTGAAAATGTCGATGTCGAAAACATCGATGCCAAGACGGAAGAGGGTGTGCTTCACATAACCCTGCCGAAGGTGAAAAAAGAGGAAAAAGAGGTCAAAGAGATCCCTGTAAAATAA
- a CDS encoding SDR family NAD(P)-dependent oxidoreductase, which yields MKTLFITGTNSGIGKALAEAYLKRGAVVYGLGKKEQSVIEHERFHYLSHDLQAIETISPKLSKFLREAVSIDIAILNAGLLGEIKEMQYTPLYEIETVMQVNVWANKVIIDTLIDLQIPVAQIIGISSGAAVNASKGWGSYSLSKSALNMLLKLYSREMENTHITALAPGVVDTPMVRHITETVDAIRYPSAQRLKNGPILHPEDAARRLIEAFEKVKQYESGSFLDVRTMD from the coding sequence ATGAAAACTCTTTTTATCACAGGAACGAATTCCGGTATCGGGAAAGCATTGGCAGAAGCCTATCTCAAACGAGGAGCGGTGGTTTACGGCCTTGGCAAAAAGGAGCAATCCGTTATCGAACATGAACGGTTTCACTACCTTTCACACGATCTTCAGGCCATCGAAACGATTTCACCGAAATTATCGAAGTTTCTGAGAGAAGCGGTTTCTATCGATATCGCCATACTGAATGCCGGCCTGCTCGGTGAGATCAAGGAGATGCAATACACACCGCTTTATGAAATCGAAACGGTCATGCAGGTGAATGTCTGGGCCAACAAAGTGATCATCGATACGCTGATCGACCTGCAGATACCTGTCGCGCAGATCATCGGCATCTCTTCGGGTGCGGCCGTCAATGCCAGCAAGGGATGGGGAAGTTATTCGCTTTCAAAATCGGCCCTCAATATGCTACTCAAACTCTACAGCAGAGAGATGGAAAATACGCACATTACGGCACTGGCACCGGGCGTTGTCGACACACCGATGGTACGGCACATCACCGAAACGGTCGACGCGATACGCTACCCCTCGGCACAGCGTCTGAAAAACGGACCCATTTTGCACCCCGAAGATGCGGCACGACGTCTGATCGAAGCGTTCGAAAAAGTCAAACAGTATGAGAGTGGAAGTTTTCTGGATGTAAGAACGATGGATTGA
- a CDS encoding aldo/keto reductase → MTHVNIGFGTYRISAKSPQHLEALTYAMQNGIRLFDTSANYAAGDSERAIASAIRQSGSKREELTICSKAGYIQGPLLERVRRGALEVFDLVPYQEGCYHSIHSDFLKSQLSGTLERLETNYIDTYLLHNPEYFLMHTIEKKEDVEPARNEMNRRILEAFIALEEEVQAGRIKSYGISSNSFAKTPDALHFMPYTHLIALAREAATEAGSDTHHFTTIQLPINLLETEGLKCAAWAKANGLTVLVNRPLNAFDSEGMHRLATYEKPDEYETNREKLLMAADTYSLSELRTVVTDLDSIKGKFKWPGAAEEALQRQTIPFIQGILSRIPDQQVKSAVIPLLNPFLHSYLQEVSHLCSQKTLSYLHAQGYEDAGHPIQHYALRWLINRPEIDTILLGMRKKSYVDDALTLL, encoded by the coding sequence TTGACACATGTCAATATCGGATTCGGGACCTACCGCATCAGCGCCAAAAGCCCCCAGCACCTGGAAGCACTGACTTACGCCATGCAAAACGGTATTCGGCTTTTCGACACCTCTGCCAACTATGCCGCCGGTGATTCCGAACGCGCCATCGCCTCAGCGATACGTCAAAGCGGTTCCAAACGCGAGGAACTGACCATCTGCTCGAAAGCCGGCTACATTCAGGGGCCGCTGTTGGAGCGGGTACGAAGAGGGGCACTGGAGGTGTTCGACCTCGTTCCCTATCAGGAGGGGTGCTACCACTCAATCCACTCCGACTTTCTCAAGTCACAGCTAAGCGGCACACTGGAGCGTCTGGAAACGAATTACATCGACACCTATCTGCTTCATAACCCCGAATATTTCCTGATGCATACGATCGAGAAGAAAGAAGATGTCGAACCGGCACGCAACGAGATGAACCGGCGCATTCTCGAAGCCTTCATCGCCCTTGAAGAGGAGGTACAGGCAGGCCGGATCAAAAGTTACGGCATCAGTTCCAACAGTTTCGCCAAAACACCCGACGCACTGCACTTCATGCCCTACACCCACCTCATCGCACTCGCCCGTGAGGCGGCAACCGAAGCGGGGAGCGATACCCACCACTTCACGACGATCCAGCTACCGATCAATCTTCTTGAAACGGAGGGGCTCAAATGTGCCGCATGGGCAAAAGCGAACGGGTTGACGGTTCTTGTCAACCGGCCGTTGAACGCTTTCGACAGCGAGGGGATGCACCGGCTGGCAACCTATGAAAAACCCGACGAATACGAAACGAACAGAGAGAAGCTTCTGATGGCCGCCGACACCTACTCGCTGAGTGAGCTTCGCACCGTCGTCACGGACCTCGACTCCATCAAAGGAAAATTCAAATGGCCCGGGGCCGCCGAAGAGGCGCTCCAGAGACAAACCATCCCTTTTATCCAGGGTATCCTTTCGCGCATTCCGGACCAGCAGGTCAAATCCGCCGTCATCCCGCTGCTCAATCCTTTCTTGCACAGCTATCTTCAGGAAGTCAGCCACCTCTGCTCGCAAAAAACCCTCTCCTATCTTCATGCCCAGGGGTATGAAGATGCCGGCCATCCCATCCAGCACTACGCCCTCCGATGGCTCATCAACCGTCCCGAAATCGACACGATATTGCTGGGAATGCGCAAAAAATCGTATGTGGACGATGCGTTGACACTTTTGTAA
- a CDS encoding YqiA/YcfP family alpha/beta fold hydrolase has product MIVYIHGFASSGLGAKARLVREHFKSEAIAPSLSYVPDLALDSLKQLIEKSAVHEPVHLIGSSLGGFYAIHLAETYDLKAVLVNPSIEPYNTLAPYVGTVTNFYDLTTFEWNRRHVESLRRMKIETATNPARFLLMLQTGDETLDYRVAKERLPGAKMIIEEGGSHAFDGFENHFRTIETFFKDHV; this is encoded by the coding sequence ATGATCGTCTACATCCACGGTTTCGCCAGCAGCGGGCTGGGCGCCAAAGCTCGCCTCGTACGTGAACATTTCAAAAGCGAAGCGATCGCCCCGTCACTCTCCTACGTTCCCGACCTCGCCCTCGATTCCCTCAAGCAGCTGATAGAAAAATCGGCCGTTCATGAACCAGTCCACCTCATCGGCTCCTCCCTCGGTGGCTTCTACGCCATCCACCTGGCCGAAACGTACGACCTCAAAGCCGTGCTCGTCAACCCCTCCATCGAACCCTACAACACCCTCGCCCCCTACGTCGGAACCGTCACCAATTTCTATGACCTCACAACGTTCGAGTGGAACCGTCGCCATGTCGAATCGCTCAGACGGATGAAAATCGAAACGGCCACAAACCCGGCTCGCTTTCTGCTGATGCTCCAGACCGGAGACGAAACACTCGACTACCGTGTCGCGAAAGAGAGACTCCCGGGAGCTAAAATGATCATCGAAGAGGGAGGATCGCACGCATTCGATGGGTTTGAAAACCATTTCCGCACGATCGAGACTTTTTTCAAAGACCACGTTTAA
- a CDS encoding methyl-accepting chemotaxis protein, producing the protein MFSILIAGAMVAISTVVYWYQFEENKKSLERNLYSEATTVLNFADVLLQSRNEKFFSGDSEEVPQVIQNEIFDKFTKVSNGKVFFKEASKKPMDPKNRALPFEAEVIDYFQAHKDQKEHTMNVELDGKEYFMLSRPMIAEKRCKLCHPTWTPGDIIAIEAVRIDLSDYKQALQGNILFSFLNWFVNITVVLLIIHLLFKKLIAKRLEKLLQIFQRVEKGTFIIDDILGEDAHIDEKSKNEIDQLFRHLKKMVDVLRPVIAKVVRQSKNVAFEASYGLMRLKASNEYVMEQTAEVEKVADNLREIGEMNQALNRQLDELVTHVDQSVKLIGSGQEQMLENEKETVKASEALENTIRAIEELKGFSQNVSRTIELISDIADETNLIALNAAIEAARAGEHGRGFAVVAEKVRELAEVSMENAQNTRQIIRSMVENIESVVRSATHTKSFFERLQESSVRVGDYFTQIASTQEQTIGTMRHFGEEFEREFHAFSSILERLDDVTHGNEKILKSTKNVESVMTMISEESAELKVLSDGFETVTNHRAMPRTIVSPPLKAMLEFENGTTEEGYIFDISKNGISFYGIDPKQRCSRADLSGAKGVARPEVPIDGVASIRFEIVYQSEPKFDGIRFCGAKRI; encoded by the coding sequence ATGTTTTCCATATTGATCGCCGGTGCTATGGTCGCGATTTCCACGGTTGTATACTGGTATCAGTTCGAAGAGAACAAAAAATCACTGGAGAGAAACCTCTATAGCGAAGCCACGACCGTTCTAAACTTCGCGGATGTCCTCCTGCAGAGCCGGAACGAGAAGTTCTTTTCCGGCGATTCGGAGGAGGTCCCGCAAGTCATTCAGAACGAGATCTTCGACAAGTTCACGAAAGTGAGTAACGGTAAGGTTTTTTTCAAAGAGGCATCCAAAAAACCGATGGACCCAAAAAACAGGGCCCTTCCGTTCGAAGCGGAGGTTATCGACTATTTTCAGGCACATAAAGATCAAAAAGAGCACACGATGAATGTGGAACTGGACGGAAAAGAGTATTTCATGCTTTCTCGCCCGATGATCGCCGAAAAGCGTTGCAAGCTCTGCCACCCGACATGGACACCGGGCGATATAATCGCGATAGAGGCGGTGCGTATCGATCTGAGCGATTACAAGCAGGCGCTCCAGGGCAACATTCTCTTCTCTTTTCTCAACTGGTTCGTCAATATCACGGTGGTTTTGCTGATCATCCACCTTCTCTTCAAAAAGTTGATTGCGAAACGGCTTGAAAAACTTCTGCAGATTTTCCAGCGCGTAGAAAAAGGGACATTCATTATCGACGATATTTTGGGAGAGGATGCGCATATCGACGAGAAGAGTAAAAACGAGATCGACCAGCTCTTCAGACATCTTAAAAAGATGGTGGATGTTCTTCGGCCTGTCATCGCGAAAGTGGTAAGGCAGTCGAAAAATGTCGCTTTCGAGGCATCCTACGGTTTGATGCGCCTGAAGGCGTCGAACGAGTATGTGATGGAGCAGACTGCAGAGGTCGAAAAAGTCGCGGACAATCTCAGGGAGATTGGTGAGATGAACCAGGCGCTCAATCGGCAGCTCGACGAGCTGGTGACCCATGTCGACCAATCGGTCAAACTGATCGGCAGTGGACAGGAGCAGATGCTGGAGAACGAGAAAGAGACGGTGAAAGCGTCGGAAGCGCTCGAAAATACGATCCGGGCGATCGAAGAGCTCAAAGGGTTTTCCCAAAATGTCTCCCGGACGATCGAACTTATTTCCGACATTGCGGATGAGACCAATCTGATCGCACTCAATGCCGCTATCGAAGCGGCACGTGCCGGTGAACACGGCCGGGGATTTGCCGTAGTGGCCGAAAAGGTAAGGGAGTTGGCGGAAGTGTCGATGGAGAATGCCCAGAACACTCGCCAGATCATCCGTTCGATGGTGGAGAATATCGAAAGTGTGGTAAGAAGCGCCACCCATACGAAATCTTTTTTCGAGCGTCTGCAGGAGAGTTCGGTACGCGTGGGAGACTACTTTACGCAGATCGCGTCGACACAGGAACAGACGATTGGAACGATGCGCCATTTCGGCGAAGAGTTCGAGCGGGAATTCCATGCCTTTTCTTCGATTCTCGAGCGGCTCGACGATGTGACGCATGGCAACGAAAAAATCCTCAAGAGTACGAAAAATGTGGAATCGGTCATGACGATGATTTCGGAAGAGAGTGCGGAGCTCAAGGTGCTGAGCGACGGGTTCGAAACGGTTACGAACCACAGGGCGATGCCACGGACCATCGTTTCGCCGCCACTGAAAGCCATGCTCGAGTTCGAGAATGGAACGACCGAAGAGGGATACATTTTCGACATTTCGAAAAACGGCATTTCGTTTTACGGGATCGATCCGAAGCAGCGGTGCAGCAGGGCGGATTTGAGCGGTGCAAAAGGGGTTGCACGGCCTGAGGTTCCGATCGACGGTGTTGCATCGATCCGTTTCGAAATCGTTTACCAGAGCGAGCCGAAATTCGACGGTATCCGCTTTTGCGGCGCGAAAAGAATCTAA
- a CDS encoding helix-turn-helix transcriptional regulator: protein MNKSHDYDKILTRLTTILQRLYSGETLSVTELAEEFNVSTKTIQRDFNERLIRFPIEKTGRRWRMQQGFGIEKIQDIDNLLTLQILETIAGSIGKGFEARSKALLGKLKNATQLPIQSYLPIEDITSHAALFSLLESAITSSTALRFNYHEKPRLVHPYRIVNFDGYWYLLGFEPKSGLVKKFYIKEIRGAEPTEHSFIPDPKLKERLEGALNAWFDPNCEPFELHLLAKRAIVKYLERRPLSPSQHLIARHANGDIEVVIKATSVPEAVELLKTWLPDLIVLAPTFVKEAYEKTLSLALRRENGHDAV from the coding sequence ATGAACAAATCGCACGACTACGACAAAATATTGACTCGCCTGACAACCATTTTGCAACGGCTTTACAGCGGAGAAACACTCAGCGTCACGGAACTCGCCGAAGAGTTCAACGTCTCGACAAAGACGATCCAGCGCGACTTCAACGAACGGCTCATCCGTTTTCCTATCGAAAAAACGGGTCGCCGATGGAGAATGCAGCAAGGCTTCGGTATCGAAAAGATCCAGGACATCGACAACCTGCTGACACTGCAAATCCTCGAGACCATCGCAGGCAGTATCGGCAAAGGGTTCGAAGCCCGTTCGAAGGCACTGCTTGGAAAACTGAAAAACGCGACACAGCTGCCCATACAGAGTTACCTGCCCATCGAAGATATCACTTCGCACGCAGCGCTGTTCAGCCTGCTGGAAAGCGCCATCACCTCATCGACCGCCCTGCGTTTCAACTACCACGAAAAACCACGTCTCGTACACCCCTACCGTATCGTCAATTTCGACGGATACTGGTACCTTCTGGGCTTTGAGCCCAAAAGCGGGCTGGTCAAAAAGTTCTATATCAAAGAGATTCGCGGCGCCGAACCGACCGAACACAGCTTCATTCCCGATCCGAAACTGAAAGAGCGGCTCGAAGGCGCGCTCAACGCCTGGTTCGACCCCAATTGTGAACCGTTCGAACTTCACCTTCTCGCCAAGCGGGCCATCGTCAAATACCTGGAGCGGCGCCCCCTGAGCCCAAGCCAGCATCTCATCGCCCGCCACGCCAACGGCGATATCGAAGTCGTCATCAAGGCCACTTCCGTTCCGGAGGCTGTGGAACTGCTCAAAACGTGGCTTCCGGATCTCATCGTCCTCGCACCCACTTTCGTCAAAGAGGCTTACGAAAAAACGCTCTCCCTTGCCCTGCGAAGAGAAAACGGACACGACGCCGTCTGA
- a CDS encoding sodium-dependent transporter, giving the protein MKVAQFSRIGFIMAAAGSAVGLGNIWKFPYMTGEYGGGAFVLVYLITIAFIGFSVMVAEMLIGALGRRDTVSSFERLAPPSQPGWKYAGFMGFNGLIIMTFYSVVIGWIFYYLFEIFSGLPTSTEAAKATFDNLVANEPGIQIFWHTLATLIVTYVVYRGIKGGIEKTNLVLMPALMIILFGMLVYAFNLDGFSKAFEFMFAPDWNKLNSEAIVRAVGHSFFTLSLGMGSIMTYAASLPKHTSITKAAFIVTFMDTLIALVAGLVIYTFLFHEGAPAAQGPGLVFISLPVVLSNFGILGTVLALLFFLALSFAGLTSAVSLVEPVVQYIIDRFDTSRFKAVLIAGSAYYLVGIGALLSYTKAWGSTFSIGGKPLFDILEYTTDSILLPLGGLLIAIFVGYVLQKERVYAALEHEMGEKYFAIWRFSIRYIAPVALIFMILNLMGILKI; this is encoded by the coding sequence ATGAAAGTCGCACAGTTTAGTCGGATCGGTTTCATTATGGCGGCAGCCGGATCGGCCGTCGGCCTTGGAAATATCTGGAAGTTTCCCTATATGACTGGCGAATACGGCGGTGGCGCCTTTGTACTGGTCTATCTCATCACGATCGCTTTTATCGGCTTTTCCGTCATGGTGGCGGAGATGCTCATCGGTGCACTCGGACGCCGTGACACCGTCAGCAGTTTCGAACGGCTTGCACCGCCCAGCCAGCCGGGATGGAAATATGCCGGGTTCATGGGATTCAATGGCCTCATCATCATGACCTTCTACTCGGTCGTCATCGGATGGATCTTCTACTACCTTTTCGAAATCTTTTCCGGTCTTCCCACATCCACCGAGGCGGCCAAAGCGACGTTCGACAACCTTGTCGCCAACGAACCCGGCATTCAAATCTTCTGGCACACACTCGCGACGCTCATCGTTACCTATGTCGTCTACCGCGGTATCAAAGGAGGTATCGAAAAAACCAACCTCGTTCTCATGCCGGCACTGATGATCATTCTCTTTGGTATGCTCGTCTATGCCTTCAATCTCGATGGCTTCTCCAAAGCCTTCGAGTTCATGTTCGCACCCGACTGGAACAAACTGAACTCCGAAGCGATCGTGCGGGCTGTCGGACACTCTTTCTTCACTCTTTCTCTAGGTATGGGATCCATCATGACCTACGCCGCCTCGTTGCCGAAACACACCAGCATCACCAAAGCCGCCTTCATCGTCACCTTTATGGATACCCTCATCGCACTCGTCGCCGGCCTGGTCATCTATACCTTTCTCTTTCATGAAGGCGCGCCGGCCGCCCAGGGCCCGGGGCTTGTCTTCATCTCTCTTCCGGTGGTGCTTTCCAATTTCGGCATTCTTGGTACGGTACTCGCTCTTCTTTTCTTTCTGGCCCTCTCGTTCGCGGGGCTCACATCCGCCGTTTCGCTGGTCGAACCGGTGGTACAGTACATCATCGACCGCTTCGATACTTCCCGCTTCAAGGCGGTACTGATCGCCGGGTCCGCCTATTACCTTGTCGGTATCGGTGCTCTTCTTAGCTATACAAAAGCGTGGGGAAGCACCTTTTCGATCGGTGGCAAACCACTCTTCGACATTCTCGAATATACGACCGATTCCATCCTGCTGCCGCTGGGAGGTCTGCTGATCGCGATTTTTGTGGGTTATGTGTTGCAAAAAGAGAGAGTCTATGCAGCGCTCGAACATGAGATGGGAGAGAAGTATTTTGCCATCTGGCGCTTTAGTATCCGTTACATCGCACCGGTTGCTCTCATCTTCATGATACTCAACCTGATGGGGATTTTGAAAATCTGA